The DNA region GAGGAGCTCCACCGAATCGACCAGCAGGTAGTCCAGGAACATCTCGTCGAACTCCAACCCCAACGGCAGCAACACGCCGTTGGTGCCGATGTGCACCTCGCTGGTCGGCTCGTTGGATTGCATCAGGTTCAGCACGTCCGCGCCGTTGTTGCGGAGCGCCAGCGAGAAGTCGCCCGTCCGCAGCCCGTCCGGGTCGACCGTGAACGCCATCAGCGCAAAGAAATCGACCGCGGCGTCGACGCGCCAGTAGTGGTTGTCCTGCGCGGCGATCGTCCACTGGAACGTGTCGCCGGGCGACAGCGTCACCCCCGTCGGGTCTTGGCTCCCCGGGGCGACCAGAGAAACGTCGTCGCCAAAGTACTGGATGTCGAAGACATAGTTGGCGGCTTCAAGCGGCACGCAGAACAGCGGCGCGAGCCAGAACGCTAGGCCAACGGACAGAGAACGCAAAGCGCCGGGGAGCGTTCCGCGACCGGCACGGTAGAAGTGATTCACTACGCACTCTCTTTGTTGGATGT from Pirellulimonas nuda includes:
- a CDS encoding PEP-CTERM sorting domain-containing protein, whose amino-acid sequence is MNHFYRAGRGTLPGALRSLSVGLAFWLAPLFCVPLEAANYVFDIQYFGDDVSLVAPGSQDPTGVTLSPGDTFQWTIAAQDNHYWRVDAAVDFFALMAFTVDPDGLRTGDFSLALRNNGADVLNLMQSNEPTSEVHIGTNGVLLPLGLEFDEMFLDYLLVDSVELLENAADPDNLMQVDTTIQGLLPVLGMPENNEFSPGVVYVPEPGALALITLAALACVAGRRR